In the Pyrolobus fumarii 1A genome, one interval contains:
- a CDS encoding 4Fe-4S dicluster domain-containing protein yields the protein MAEDILAHVEKVQEEVEVATKPKAIIIDKNVCMKCYNCVRSCTVFNSVYEIGEDGYPYAARLDDCIMCLMCHFVCPTRAITHVGIRTVTILVLDKDIAQKMTKIM from the coding sequence ATGGCTGAGGATATACTTGCACATGTAGAGAAAGTGCAAGAAGAAGTAGAAGTGGCAACCAAACCTAAAGCTATAATCATCGACAAGAACGTATGCATGAAGTGTTACAACTGTGTCAGATCGTGCACCGTATTCAACAGCGTCTATGAAATCGGCGAAGACGGTTATCCCTACGCAGCCCGCCTCGACGACTGTATAATGTGCCTAATGTGCCACTTTGTCTGTCCAACTCGTGCGATAACGCACGTGGGCATCCGAACAGTGACCATACTAGTGCTTGACAAGGATATCGCGCAAAAGATGACAAAGATAATGTAA
- a CDS encoding NADH ubiquinone dehydrogenase, with protein MSGGKLTLAVVPLTGCGGCEVQVLRTFEKYPELYEKYDVVYWPLVVEAEEMPESVDVVLVEGSVRTKKDVDVLRKARKAARYLITLGSCAGFGGINGQADYFPIEENMKSIYGKEKLENSVDMLERLYAPSDVVPVDYVVPRCPPTPEVLYKVLTAVYEGKRPPATLYSVCTQCPREMREIKQEITEEFFKKGLPGPDVDPKTCLLSQGYLCMGSVTIVGCGAPCTRAGIPCFGCGGPTAEIAVRRDQDIPVALARIIATLAGMDPIEGGEKVLKILEKVYGMRRFYTFTLESEVFRRKPRGFAIRLLAENRRAQQG; from the coding sequence GTGAGTGGCGGGAAGCTCACACTCGCTGTTGTGCCTCTGACAGGGTGTGGGGGCTGTGAGGTACAAGTGTTGAGGACGTTTGAGAAGTATCCAGAGCTATACGAAAAGTATGATGTGGTGTATTGGCCGCTCGTTGTTGAAGCCGAGGAGATGCCAGAGAGCGTCGACGTAGTACTAGTGGAAGGTAGTGTTAGGACCAAGAAAGATGTTGACGTGTTAAGAAAGGCGCGTAAAGCTGCAAGATACTTGATAACCCTAGGCTCTTGTGCAGGCTTCGGCGGTATAAACGGACAGGCTGACTACTTCCCGATAGAAGAGAACATGAAAAGTATCTATGGTAAAGAGAAGCTAGAAAATAGCGTTGACATGCTAGAAAGACTGTATGCACCCTCGGATGTAGTCCCAGTCGACTATGTAGTACCGAGGTGTCCGCCAACACCAGAAGTGTTATACAAAGTGCTCACAGCGGTGTATGAAGGCAAAAGGCCGCCAGCAACCTTGTACAGCGTCTGTACGCAGTGTCCAAGAGAAATGCGCGAGATAAAGCAAGAGATTACCGAAGAGTTCTTCAAGAAGGGCTTGCCAGGCCCCGATGTTGACCCGAAGACCTGTCTTCTAAGCCAAGGGTACCTATGCATGGGGTCAGTAACCATCGTTGGTTGTGGTGCGCCATGTACTAGGGCTGGTATCCCGTGTTTCGGGTGTGGAGGCCCGACAGCCGAAATCGCCGTCCGTAGAGACCAGGACATACCAGTTGCACTTGCAAGGATAATAGCAACGCTTGCGGGAATGGATCCCATCGAGGGTGGAGAGAAGGTACTCAAGATACTAGAGAAAGTATACGGCATGAGGAGATTCTATACGTTCACGCTTGAATCCGAAGTTTTCAGAAGAAAGCCACGTGGTTTTGCTATTAGACTCTTGGCAGAGAATAGGAGGGCGCAGCAAGGGTGA
- a CDS encoding carbon starvation CstA family protein, with protein MAAPVAAIVLPVIIAYIVGYWAYGRKVIERKVVKADATRKTPAWTRYDGVDYVPANKWVLYGHHFASIAGAGPIVGPALASVYGWFAPLLWVIFGNLFIGAIHDYLALMASVRHGGISIMSVAESVMGKKAKYAFLVYVWGALLLVIAAFLSVAATIYSVISPNAATKAVVYMPIALLLGYLMYRAGLGITKSTIIAIVLAILGYVYSLYVPLYLSYNSWVYVLMLYSFIAAALPVWYLLQPRDYLNAYLLWAFVIASAFAALLILDVPLKQPAIITWVAPAAIIGAGGTPIANEPLAPFWPSIALVIACGALSGFHSVVASGTTSKQLASEMDALLIGYGGMLTEGAVSTLAVITPIAVAWDKVATLPKPLAKFTVGYGEMLGIALGRLGFDVAAAAFAAKVFAAIALTTFVLTTLDTANRLARFAWSEMFDFLAERNQSLYKLLTNRWVASAISIALGGLLAIQTVDGTPAWRVVWPAFAGTNQLLAALALMTSALWIYVVLRVRGWLALTVVAPAVFLWVTVTTALAMWLVLIVPHLKPIFQIGAGGVTAISFILDLYLFYAFAKQLLRAKKEEAIAKARTTTS; from the coding sequence ATGGCGGCCCCGGTCGCAGCTATAGTACTCCCGGTTATCATCGCCTATATCGTCGGCTACTGGGCTTATGGCCGCAAGGTAATTGAGAGGAAAGTCGTGAAGGCTGACGCTACGCGCAAGACGCCAGCATGGACAAGGTATGATGGCGTCGACTATGTGCCAGCTAACAAGTGGGTCCTCTATGGTCACCACTTTGCTAGCATAGCAGGAGCGGGCCCCATCGTAGGACCAGCTCTAGCATCCGTCTACGGTTGGTTCGCGCCACTACTCTGGGTGATCTTCGGCAACCTCTTCATAGGCGCTATCCACGACTACCTAGCCCTAATGGCTAGCGTGCGCCACGGCGGAATATCGATAATGAGCGTCGCGGAGAGCGTGATGGGCAAGAAAGCCAAGTATGCGTTCCTCGTCTACGTGTGGGGTGCGCTGCTGCTTGTAATTGCAGCGTTCCTCAGCGTAGCTGCCACGATATACTCCGTCATATCTCCGAACGCCGCCACAAAGGCAGTGGTTTACATGCCAATTGCGCTACTCCTAGGCTACCTGATGTACAGAGCTGGCCTCGGTATAACCAAGTCAACAATTATCGCCATAGTACTCGCGATACTAGGCTATGTCTACAGCCTCTACGTGCCACTATACCTGAGCTACAACTCGTGGGTCTACGTGCTAATGCTGTACAGCTTCATAGCCGCCGCACTGCCAGTCTGGTACCTACTCCAGCCACGCGACTACCTCAACGCATACCTTCTTTGGGCGTTTGTGATCGCTTCAGCATTTGCAGCCCTACTGATACTAGACGTGCCTTTGAAGCAGCCCGCTATAATCACATGGGTTGCACCAGCTGCCATCATAGGAGCTGGAGGCACACCAATTGCAAACGAGCCTCTTGCACCCTTCTGGCCAAGCATAGCACTAGTAATAGCTTGTGGCGCTCTCAGCGGCTTCCACAGCGTGGTTGCAAGCGGCACCACGAGCAAACAGCTGGCAAGCGAGATGGACGCACTACTAATTGGCTATGGAGGAATGCTAACAGAAGGTGCTGTCTCTACCCTCGCTGTGATAACACCAATCGCTGTTGCCTGGGATAAGGTAGCCACTCTTCCGAAGCCTCTAGCCAAATTCACAGTCGGATACGGCGAGATGCTTGGCATAGCCCTCGGCCGCCTCGGTTTTGATGTAGCAGCCGCCGCCTTCGCTGCAAAGGTATTCGCCGCGATAGCACTAACCACGTTCGTACTCACAACACTCGACACCGCGAATAGGCTTGCAAGGTTCGCCTGGAGCGAGATGTTCGACTTCCTTGCCGAGCGGAACCAGAGCCTCTACAAGCTACTGACAAACAGATGGGTGGCTAGCGCGATCTCCATAGCACTGGGAGGCCTGCTAGCCATTCAGACTGTTGATGGCACACCAGCATGGAGAGTCGTGTGGCCTGCTTTCGCTGGCACAAACCAGCTGCTAGCCGCGCTCGCCCTCATGACGAGCGCACTGTGGATCTATGTGGTGTTAAGAGTAAGAGGATGGCTAGCGCTCACCGTAGTCGCACCTGCAGTCTTCCTATGGGTGACTGTGACGACCGCCCTTGCAATGTGGCTAGTATTGATAGTGCCGCACCTAAAACCCATATTCCAGATTGGAGCTGGCGGTGTAACAGCAATCAGCTTCATACTAGACCTTTACCTGTTCTACGCGTTCGCGAAGCAACTGCTGAGGGCTAAGAAGGAAGAAGCGATTGCAAAGGCGAGAACCACAACGTCCTAG
- the nadX gene encoding aspartate dehydrogenase: MKRVAIIGCGAIGSELAKAIDDGLVPAQLVALFDIKRDRCDKVASSLERVKPKVVSSMDEVLEVKPDVIVEAASQAAVAEYGPRILERGVDLIVLSVGALLDNSVLKSLEEASRKGGGRVYAPTGAIAGLDAIRALRIVGINKVVLRTRKPPKSLGVDVNDVTVLYRGPAREAVKKYPFNVNVAAALALAAGVEPLVEIVADPKVERNIHEIIVESAASRLTIRVENVPSPSNPRTSYLAALSCIELVRRIVSPRWLEVGT; this comes from the coding sequence GTGAAGCGTGTAGCCATAATCGGCTGTGGAGCCATAGGCTCGGAACTAGCTAAGGCTATCGATGATGGGCTAGTGCCGGCTCAGCTAGTGGCACTTTTCGACATTAAGAGGGATAGGTGTGATAAGGTAGCCTCTAGCCTCGAGCGTGTGAAGCCTAAAGTGGTCTCGAGCATGGACGAGGTGCTTGAAGTAAAACCTGATGTTATAGTAGAAGCTGCTAGCCAGGCAGCTGTTGCGGAGTACGGGCCACGTATACTCGAGAGGGGCGTTGACCTCATAGTGCTAAGCGTAGGTGCACTGCTGGATAATAGTGTGCTCAAGAGTCTTGAGGAGGCATCTCGTAAGGGTGGTGGTAGAGTATATGCGCCTACTGGAGCCATAGCTGGGCTGGATGCTATCAGGGCGTTGCGGATAGTTGGAATAAACAAAGTGGTGTTGCGTACAAGGAAGCCGCCTAAGAGCCTCGGCGTTGATGTTAACGATGTGACGGTATTGTATCGGGGGCCTGCGCGCGAGGCTGTCAAGAAATACCCGTTTAACGTGAATGTGGCGGCAGCTCTTGCTCTCGCGGCTGGAGTAGAGCCTCTTGTAGAGATCGTGGCTGATCCCAAGGTAGAACGGAATATACACGAGATAATTGTGGAGTCGGCGGCTTCTAGGCTAACGATACGAGTGGAGAATGTGCCTAGTCCGTCTAACCCGCGTACAAGTTACCTTGCGGCTCTTTCCTGCATAGAGTTGGTGAGGAGGATAGTGTCGCCTAGGTGGCTAGAGGTAGGAACGTGA
- a CDS encoding pantoate kinase: MKCVEARVPLHLSIVWVPVVRGDPLHDGSLGAGLMLEPPVRALACNAPGGYHGPKIPPALRCLRSLGWNNEFIRVETPYPPGYGLAVSGAVTLAACLAYAGLRAISSIRAADEAHVAEVLEGTGLGDVTALYTAWGLEVRVEPGAPGVGGRAEAHPVEELWAVAVPVRSVDTRVLLREMWSRVTQDDAIHAYEAVRREPSLESLARAAREFTMRATPPPEAARRAIAECSSRAHLVVYKKGSLVIIVDEPHNTIECLEKIGLRAILLRLTNTRPFTRWIDLRENVKQCSHTTC; encoded by the coding sequence ATGAAGTGCGTCGAGGCACGAGTACCTTTACACCTCAGTATAGTCTGGGTGCCAGTGGTAAGAGGCGATCCACTTCACGATGGCAGCCTAGGAGCCGGCCTCATGCTAGAGCCTCCAGTACGCGCATTAGCCTGCAACGCTCCTGGGGGTTACCACGGTCCCAAGATACCACCTGCGCTGAGATGCCTCCGCTCACTAGGATGGAATAATGAATTCATTCGCGTTGAGACTCCATACCCGCCTGGCTATGGCCTAGCTGTAAGCGGCGCAGTCACGCTAGCTGCATGCCTGGCATACGCTGGCCTAAGAGCTATTAGTAGCATCCGCGCTGCTGACGAGGCGCATGTAGCTGAGGTTCTAGAGGGTACAGGCCTAGGAGATGTGACAGCGTTGTACACGGCATGGGGTCTAGAGGTACGTGTAGAGCCTGGTGCGCCTGGTGTAGGTGGCCGTGCAGAAGCACACCCGGTTGAGGAGCTGTGGGCCGTTGCCGTACCAGTTAGAAGCGTGGATACCCGGGTTCTACTACGCGAGATGTGGAGCAGGGTAACACAAGACGATGCTATACATGCGTACGAAGCCGTGAGGAGAGAGCCCAGCCTTGAGAGCTTGGCGAGGGCTGCAAGAGAGTTTACAATGCGTGCAACCCCGCCCCCCGAGGCGGCTAGACGTGCAATAGCAGAATGTTCATCGAGGGCCCATCTCGTCGTGTATAAGAAGGGCTCGCTGGTAATCATAGTGGACGAGCCACACAATACTATCGAATGCCTCGAGAAGATAGGGTTGAGGGCCATACTGTTACGCCTCACCAATACCAGGCCCTTCACTAGGTGGATCGATCTGCGAGAGAACGTTAAGCAGTGCAGCCACACTACTTGCTAG
- a CDS encoding metallopeptidase TldD-related protein produces MAYRDRVYLRTRVAEAAYRLGSVELNVSEDCWEAVRVYDGAWRIRSWRCDSKPLKEPTPRGKGELKEAVLFTGRVEGAKIQLDPLELEAVIEEAGRSAKCPTEIVASLVCFEKRINHADGAAEYTHCYIDVIISIAYGRLSVSDRIATTDAQSLRLLPHIVERMCEKATLASKSLKSISPMDAGRWSVILAGSAAGSLIHEIGHALEGDWGARLPTGAQIAPESFSLRDEPYNTLAPYNHPFDDEAVVAASRTLVHMGVVKEHLGTRWSASGKPGSARGLFHPPKALHAVLVLSTGDWREQEIIEETRRGVLVETVHSAFLDNNVVTIIPELAWLVDHGEIVSAIRLNRIRLRLGKELMTIDALGRQLWTRFTTEKGHPQVELAPTIRLQAYVD; encoded by the coding sequence ATGGCCTATAGAGACAGGGTGTATCTGCGTACACGCGTCGCGGAAGCAGCGTATAGGCTTGGTAGCGTCGAGCTTAACGTATCTGAGGATTGTTGGGAAGCTGTAAGAGTGTATGATGGTGCATGGCGTATACGCTCGTGGAGATGTGACTCTAAGCCTTTGAAGGAGCCTACTCCCCGCGGCAAAGGCGAGTTGAAAGAGGCGGTTCTCTTCACAGGGAGGGTGGAGGGTGCAAAAATCCAGCTTGACCCGCTTGAACTGGAGGCTGTTATCGAAGAGGCTGGGAGAAGCGCGAAATGCCCCACTGAGATAGTGGCTAGCCTAGTATGCTTCGAGAAGAGGATTAACCATGCAGATGGTGCGGCCGAGTATACGCACTGTTACATCGACGTGATAATCTCGATAGCTTATGGTAGGCTTTCAGTGTCTGACCGTATAGCTACCACCGATGCTCAAAGTCTACGACTGCTACCACACATAGTTGAGCGCATGTGTGAGAAGGCTACACTAGCCTCCAAGAGCCTCAAAAGCATCTCGCCTATGGATGCTGGCAGGTGGAGCGTGATACTAGCGGGCAGCGCCGCAGGCTCCTTGATACACGAGATTGGACACGCTCTTGAAGGCGATTGGGGTGCAAGACTACCCACGGGTGCCCAGATAGCTCCCGAGTCCTTTTCGTTACGAGACGAGCCTTACAATACGCTAGCACCGTATAACCATCCTTTCGACGATGAAGCGGTTGTCGCAGCTTCGAGGACGCTTGTGCACATGGGCGTTGTTAAAGAGCATCTTGGTACAAGGTGGAGTGCATCCGGCAAGCCTGGATCAGCCCGTGGTCTCTTTCATCCACCGAAAGCGTTGCACGCCGTTCTCGTCCTTAGCACTGGTGATTGGAGAGAGCAGGAGATTATCGAGGAGACTAGAAGGGGTGTTCTTGTAGAGACGGTTCACAGCGCCTTTCTCGACAACAACGTAGTGACTATTATACCCGAACTAGCATGGCTCGTCGACCATGGCGAGATAGTAAGCGCTATTCGGCTCAACCGTATTCGTCTACGCCTCGGCAAGGAATTAATGACCATAGACGCGTTGGGCAGGCAACTATGGACTAGGTTCACGACCGAGAAGGGCCATCCTCAAGTCGAGCTAGCACCCACAATACGCCTCCAAGCTTATGTCGACTAG
- a CDS encoding MBL fold metallo-hydrolase: MVWKLAVIVRWWGHACIELVYDDTRLMIDPHDGASIGVGVKPPKPNPHYILVTHRHFDHNAVDVVKGDSTREVVVERTGEFSLGPFRVKGVKLPHDEFGGRYRGFVVAYRIEVDGITFTHLGDAGIVPGEEEAKQLRADIVFVPAGGVYTMHPREAAEVLDMLEAKVGVPIHYWLRGYFLPLDPLDEFLSVVRKRRRVVRLENNEFSVSRDELPSEPSVYVLEAPWLIRG; encoded by the coding sequence GTGGTGTGGAAGTTGGCTGTGATTGTACGATGGTGGGGTCACGCGTGTATAGAGCTAGTCTATGACGATACACGCCTCATGATAGACCCGCACGACGGGGCTAGTATAGGCGTAGGCGTCAAGCCTCCTAAACCAAATCCACACTACATCCTTGTTACCCACAGACACTTTGATCACAACGCAGTTGATGTTGTTAAAGGCGACTCTACTCGAGAGGTAGTAGTCGAGCGTACTGGCGAGTTTAGCCTAGGCCCATTCCGAGTTAAGGGTGTAAAGCTACCCCACGACGAGTTTGGCGGGCGTTACAGGGGTTTCGTGGTAGCCTATAGGATAGAGGTTGACGGCATCACTTTCACTCATCTAGGCGATGCTGGCATTGTACCTGGCGAAGAAGAGGCTAAGCAGCTTCGTGCTGATATCGTGTTTGTTCCTGCGGGCGGAGTGTATACTATGCACCCGCGCGAAGCTGCAGAGGTCCTCGACATGCTCGAGGCTAAAGTTGGGGTACCCATCCATTACTGGCTTCGCGGCTACTTCCTACCTCTAGACCCTCTAGATGAGTTCTTGTCTGTGGTACGCAAACGTAGGAGAGTTGTGAGGCTCGAGAACAACGAGTTTAGCGTGTCTAGAGATGAGCTTCCGAGCGAACCCAGTGTCTATGTGTTAGAGGCGCCGTGGCTAATACGAGGGTAG
- a CDS encoding Ni/Fe hydrogenase subunit alpha: MAGKEIRLDMTLIEGHANVLIRVGDDGKVAERVLYQGVDTRFFERLWAGMNIDEMPRVTPMICGVCSATHHVCSALAVDKVRGVEPPETAQNIRAMINLGIHLNNQALHLVVMGLPDFLPASEKRRSVFRLMASRPALAKTGLKIMELGHTVVAVFGGREVHPINAVSGGVARAPSEHEVKELREKFEKLKSDLETFKKEALNLLAESKEKISNYESGTEYMLAVVDSKTGGFTPLEGVAKVIDSKGNVVVEFRPEEYTKVIDEKVFDYTYVKMPVLRSKGYPQGGMRTGPLARVNIVKSYGVEEADELRDKLFEEWGRPATHPLLYHYARVVETIAVYELIQRALDEWDFWSTPLRNYTDSVRGEGVAMIEAPRGTLIHHYRAREDGATEYVNVITPTTFNAVAMENDLTKFFQGKNVAKMSDREIYAHAVAIVRPYDPCMACATHTVAEHQLGKILIVDKNLNVVREVKP, from the coding sequence ATGGCGGGCAAAGAGATTAGGCTAGATATGACACTCATAGAGGGTCACGCCAACGTCCTGATACGTGTAGGTGACGATGGAAAAGTGGCAGAGAGGGTACTCTACCAGGGTGTCGACACTAGATTCTTCGAGAGACTCTGGGCGGGTATGAACATAGACGAGATGCCAAGAGTAACGCCAATGATATGCGGAGTTTGCAGTGCGACACACCATGTGTGTAGCGCGCTAGCAGTTGACAAAGTTAGGGGTGTTGAGCCGCCCGAGACTGCGCAAAACATCAGGGCAATGATAAACCTAGGCATACATCTTAACAACCAGGCGTTGCACCTCGTGGTTATGGGTCTACCGGACTTCCTCCCGGCGAGTGAGAAGAGGCGCAGCGTGTTCAGGCTAATGGCGTCAAGGCCTGCTCTGGCTAAGACAGGATTGAAGATAATGGAGCTTGGACATACGGTAGTGGCGGTATTCGGCGGTAGAGAGGTGCATCCGATAAACGCTGTATCTGGTGGTGTTGCTAGGGCTCCCAGCGAGCATGAAGTTAAGGAGCTCCGAGAAAAGTTTGAGAAGCTGAAGAGTGACCTAGAGACGTTCAAGAAGGAGGCTTTGAACCTCCTTGCCGAGAGCAAAGAGAAAATATCGAATTACGAGAGCGGGACAGAATACATGTTAGCTGTTGTTGATAGCAAGACTGGCGGTTTCACGCCGCTCGAGGGTGTGGCAAAGGTTATCGATAGTAAAGGTAATGTGGTTGTCGAGTTCCGTCCCGAGGAGTACACCAAGGTTATCGACGAGAAGGTGTTCGACTACACGTATGTCAAGATGCCGGTGTTGAGGAGCAAGGGTTACCCCCAGGGTGGTATGCGTACCGGCCCTCTGGCAAGAGTAAACATCGTCAAGAGCTATGGTGTTGAAGAGGCTGATGAACTACGTGACAAGCTGTTCGAGGAATGGGGCAGACCAGCGACGCACCCACTACTGTACCACTATGCGCGCGTCGTAGAGACAATAGCTGTCTACGAGTTGATACAACGTGCTCTAGATGAGTGGGACTTCTGGAGCACGCCGTTACGGAATTACACTGACAGTGTGCGCGGAGAGGGTGTTGCGATGATAGAAGCGCCTAGAGGCACGTTGATACATCATTATAGAGCGAGAGAAGATGGTGCAACTGAGTACGTGAACGTCATTACGCCAACGACATTTAACGCTGTTGCAATGGAGAACGATTTGACCAAGTTCTTCCAGGGCAAAAATGTTGCCAAGATGAGTGATCGCGAGATATATGCACATGCTGTGGCGATAGTGAGGCCTTACGACCCGTGTATGGCTTGTGCAACGCACACAGTAGCTGAGCACCAGCTTGGCAAGATCTTAATAGTTGATAAAAACTTGAATGTAGTGAGGGAGGTGAAACCGTGA
- a CDS encoding ArsA family ATPase, whose protein sequence is MVELTLIRVLEESIDGRKVMLVYGKGGVGKTTFSLMVGLHMSAHGYKVLVVSLDPAKHLPNYVNCKCINRVYAVTDNLHVEQYDVTVDVKRLGEEYALLLRRVSTRLAALNLDKVLNVVTAAPGLEEEAYLRKLEALYNRSVEYDYVVIDMPPTGVALRIVKLPLLYNVWLEALEEIRFRLAEARAMLARVAGGDFSDPVLEKLKHLRNRFSKLHNAIIDGGITLHVGVATPEPLPVMEVEQVANALRQHGAWLGLAVLNRVLSLGEAKRLGIHRQQVEAFERLKKVAQRVLLIPYLGRPTKSLGDVQELLSLVKRLELGDILPQL, encoded by the coding sequence GTGGTAGAGTTGACCCTCATTCGCGTATTAGAGGAGAGCATAGACGGTCGTAAAGTGATGCTTGTGTATGGGAAGGGCGGTGTTGGTAAAACAACTTTTAGCCTAATGGTAGGGCTCCACATGTCAGCACATGGCTATAAGGTTCTTGTAGTATCGTTGGATCCGGCGAAGCACCTACCAAACTACGTTAATTGTAAGTGTATAAACCGTGTCTATGCGGTCACCGACAACCTTCATGTAGAGCAGTATGATGTGACGGTAGATGTTAAGAGGCTTGGTGAAGAGTATGCCCTCCTTTTGAGAAGGGTATCTACACGGTTAGCTGCTCTGAACCTGGACAAGGTGCTTAATGTCGTTACGGCTGCACCCGGGTTGGAAGAGGAGGCGTATCTGCGTAAGCTAGAGGCACTATACAATAGGAGTGTTGAGTACGACTATGTGGTTATAGATATGCCTCCTACTGGTGTTGCACTCCGCATAGTAAAGTTGCCACTCTTGTACAATGTGTGGCTCGAGGCGCTCGAGGAGATAAGGTTTAGGCTTGCCGAGGCAAGAGCAATGTTAGCGAGAGTAGCGGGTGGCGACTTTAGCGACCCTGTACTCGAGAAATTGAAGCACCTTAGGAACCGGTTTAGTAAGCTACACAACGCTATAATCGATGGAGGTATTACGCTCCATGTTGGCGTGGCGACGCCCGAGCCGCTGCCCGTTATGGAGGTCGAGCAGGTAGCGAATGCTCTTAGGCAGCACGGCGCTTGGCTTGGGCTTGCTGTCCTTAACAGGGTGCTTAGTCTGGGCGAAGCAAAGCGGCTCGGTATACATAGACAACAGGTGGAGGCGTTTGAGCGGCTCAAGAAGGTTGCTCAGCGTGTGCTTCTGATACCGTACCTAGGTAGGCCTACCAAGAGCTTAGGAGATGTTCAGGAGCTTCTCAGCCTGGTTAAAAGACTGGAGTTGGGAGATATCCTGCCTCAACTCTAG
- the coaBC gene encoding bifunctional phosphopantothenoylcysteine decarboxylase/phosphopantothenate--cysteine ligase CoaBC, with product MGVSWGVTGRCILQVFTGSVAAYRAIDVARGLRRLGARVVPAITKAGAEFVTPKLLEWATGESVYTLWGSVRRDHITLSEECDALLIDPATLDTMAKVAAGLGDTEASLLAQAFIGAGKPVLMVPAMHGQLWSRATNDIIDQLEDLGVYVLEPLLAESRAKHPPVDEVVYWVDTVIARGRDYAGLRVLVTAGPTREWIDDIRFISNPSTGLMGYSVAGEAVDRGAQVTVVHGPTCLEPPRRALSIRVETAEEMAQVAAREARTLLPHIVFHVAAPVDFRPAEKREGKIRSEEASENGLVLRLIENPKVSLAVRDAAPQALHIGFTAAPVSDPEGLKEEAKKKLEKHGFDIVVANAAGRAFASATNEVVVVTRWGLVEYIPEAPKRLVARRLLDIALAALRARRKR from the coding sequence ATGGGCGTTTCGTGGGGCGTCACTGGTCGTTGCATACTCCAGGTATTCACGGGAAGTGTAGCTGCTTACCGCGCTATTGATGTTGCACGGGGATTACGACGTCTGGGTGCACGCGTGGTACCCGCCATAACCAAGGCTGGCGCCGAGTTCGTAACTCCCAAGCTCCTCGAGTGGGCTACCGGCGAAAGCGTCTACACTCTATGGGGCTCTGTACGCCGCGATCACATAACACTCTCTGAGGAGTGTGACGCGCTTCTCATAGACCCGGCTACCCTTGATACCATGGCCAAGGTTGCAGCCGGCCTGGGTGACACGGAAGCCTCGCTGCTAGCCCAGGCGTTCATTGGCGCTGGCAAGCCGGTTCTCATGGTACCGGCTATGCACGGTCAACTGTGGAGCAGAGCAACTAACGATATCATTGATCAACTGGAGGATCTTGGGGTCTATGTTCTGGAGCCTCTCCTGGCCGAGAGTAGGGCTAAGCATCCTCCGGTCGACGAGGTGGTATACTGGGTAGATACTGTAATTGCTAGGGGTAGGGATTATGCCGGGCTCCGTGTACTCGTGACCGCGGGGCCTACTAGAGAGTGGATTGACGACATACGCTTCATTTCGAACCCCTCCACGGGATTGATGGGGTATAGTGTTGCTGGCGAGGCGGTAGATAGGGGGGCACAGGTTACCGTAGTGCATGGTCCTACTTGTCTAGAGCCTCCCAGGAGGGCTCTGAGCATCCGTGTTGAGACTGCAGAAGAGATGGCACAGGTAGCGGCAAGAGAGGCTAGGACTCTCCTCCCTCACATAGTCTTCCACGTAGCTGCACCGGTGGACTTCCGTCCAGCTGAGAAGAGAGAAGGCAAGATACGCAGCGAGGAGGCTAGCGAGAATGGACTGGTACTAAGGCTTATTGAGAATCCTAAGGTTAGCCTTGCCGTCCGCGATGCGGCGCCACAAGCTCTCCACATCGGGTTTACTGCCGCACCTGTATCGGATCCGGAAGGCCTGAAGGAAGAGGCTAAGAAGAAGCTTGAGAAACACGGTTTCGATATTGTTGTTGCCAATGCTGCCGGGCGCGCTTTCGCCTCGGCCACTAATGAGGTTGTAGTGGTGACTAGATGGGGGCTTGTGGAGTATATCCCGGAGGCTCCTAAGAGGCTCGTAGCAAGGCGTCTTCTCGATATAGCTTTGGCCGCGCTACGCGCGAGGAGAAAGAGATGA